The following DNA comes from Malania oleifera isolate guangnan ecotype guangnan chromosome 12, ASM2987363v1, whole genome shotgun sequence.
ACAGCGGGTGGTTGGCGTACTCTGCTTTCACCACGAACCTCTGTTTCTGAGGTCCCACGTAGACGCAGAAACATCCCTCTCGCGCCACCCCCTGTTTCTTCCGCCCGCCCGCCGCGGCCGCGCGCGGCCACGTCTTGCTCTTCGTCATCATCGCGCCGTCCAACGGAGCGGTCTTCCGGGCACCGCGGCCGAAGGATCTGCACCGCTCCCATGTCTTGATCAGAAGCCCCTTCTTCCCTTTCTCCTTATTAATCACTAAGTCCATGAATCAAAAACACAAAAGAAAGACAGAAGGAAGGAAAGCAAGAAAGAAAAGAGGGCCTCTATTTCTATGATTTGCAGCAGAAATTACAATTTTAAAGGAAAAAACAGAACAGCTCAGATTTGATCCTTTTTGGGTGGTTTGGATCAAAATTAGCCTCTGTCGTATACCAAATGGAACGTGACTTTGATCCTGGGCATCACTGGGTTGCTCATAGCTATCTGGTTTGGATTTTCTCAGGAAACAAACAGATATAAGATCATGCAAAAAGGAAGAAATTGAAGGATTCGAGACGAGAGAGTTAAGATCGAAGGTGGGTAGCAGAGAAAGGAGCAGAAGGAGGAGAAGAAGCAAGGGAGACAGGGGTTTCAAGTTGCTTCTGGGTTCTGTGTCTTCTGTGATCAGGCTTCACAGAATGACAGGCTAGCTTATCTATCCAGCCATCTCAAAAACAGAGCATGCAGTGCGCTTCATATATAAAGCAATACGATGAGGATATAAAATTATCGAAACccactttcatttttttaaaaaatatttttatttggtgGGACAAAAGTTTAGCAAACCCACTTGTCAACGCCGGGACAggttattttaattttagaatttctattattattattataaaatggtTGTATAGCGACTTAAATGGGGAGGTTTCTATGAATGCAGGTCCTCTCAGGAAGTGGGCATGCAATTCAAGTAGGGGCCTGGGAGAGGCagttttgctttttctttttctttttctttttctcaacaAATTTTAATCTTGAACatctttaatatttatttttaaaaatttttaatttccttttatttcattttttcaagtaaaattctTAATCAAAACTAgttctataaaattttgaaataccgtgtattttagaaaaaattattCGATTTATCAGatgtatatattaaaattaacatGATTTTATTATGTGTTGTctagttataattatttttatgcatatagtAAAATCATATTAGTCTTGGAATATTTATTCGATGTACACCAAGTAATTTGTCCTGCATTAATTAGGACAAGGTatgtttattttctatttttatgctTCATTTATTTATATGGCTAGGATACgttttcaaaaaatgaaattcTGAAAGCTTTTCTATAAGACACAAAATGTGGTGAGGCTGATTCAGAGGTGTCCAGTCCACATTATTTCTGTTATTCCTATTGGTCGTGGGCATGTGCATATGAAAGAAGACACCAAAGGGTTAATCCCCATTTTAGTATTAGAGATTAGAAAATCTGCATTTAGAAGCTTTTATTTTGGATCGAAAATTCTAATTTGGGtggattttaataaattttaatacaattttatatcttatctaaattcaatacaaatccaaattgaaGACCTCTTTCAATATAGGTACACTTTTTTTTGTTTGTTAATTGTGTTCATTTATTTTACTATCTATTTCCTCATATTATATTTTGTACTATGTAAATTTGGAGTCAAAAGCCCTTTAGTTCAACACATGTTTCTCAATTATAGTTTAACATCATATGTGTAAATTTACTTTTCTTCCGTAACATTTAATGGTTACAATTCATTATGTTCTAAATAACTTTAATGATTCATGTAGAAATGAGTTCACAAAACTCAACTCAACAATTATATTTGGAAAGAGTGCACTTACGAAAAAAATGGAGAATTAATGGCAAAAGCCGGAGACAATCAATGACCATTAAACGTAGACAAGCTGAGTTAATTAGGCGTAGTGCAGTGTACATAAGGCATAGATAACTAATTACAGAAGATCATAATGAAGTTCAATTCAACATTCTTCAACAACCAAATTTATCCATGGAGAATACGATCCAAATTAGTCTTCAATTTAATATTTCGGGCATACATTGTCTTACAAATATCAAACAAATTAACAACACCAATATTTACTATAAATAATGATATCCCTCAAAAGAAAGATGATACTGCTCCGTAACATTTGGATAATCAAAGTAAGTGATTTTTTTATGATTAATTTATCCAATAGTAAATAACCTAAATATCTTATTGATGACTGCATTCATTTAAtgactacaaaaaaaaaaaaaattcaaactattCCTACTATTCAATGTTAGAAATTTCAAATCAAATGAAATCTCTAATTAAAATGATTCTCAAATCAATTAgtattctatttaatgttaggattatttaagGTTTCTTAGTTATGCTTCGCAAATCGTTCGAATTTTTAGTTAATATGAATACTAAAACAATTAGGATTCtacttaattttaggattactaTGGGTAGTTACAAAGATAAATTTGATTAAAGGTGTATTTTAAGTGCATTTTTGAAACTAAACAAAGAggttaaagaagaagaaaaactactttccaaatatttaggAATGGCTAAAcgtaaattgtattatatttttttacaCTTATTGTAACGCCTCGACCTTCTAGGTGGGCCCGGAGTGCCACTATACATACTTAACatgcatatctctgataccatacatatactatTCGCCCAAATAACGGGAAAACGAGTGTGTCATACTGTTTTGTATAACGTACACAGCAGAAATACATACATTGTCTAATaaaaacttaccagagtttctaactgttctTCACATACAGTCATAAATAACTAAAACATAATGTAATACCTCaaggatgaaagacttaaaagattagatgttactacccatatcattaaggtgcacctttctttttgggagtcttcccataagaacttcatagttaagcgtgtttgacttggagcaatcttgggatgggtgacctgcTAGAAAGTTTTCTCAAGaggtgtgtgagtgaggacaaaacacactgaaaagaacacgtgttgatctgtggggtcagtcattagtccgataaggcccgccccctattgtctggtccaggtggaggtggagagacgcagtgctccctggcagacccaggttggggcgttacaaatggtatcagagccaacacccagccggaagtgtgatgagattcacatcgcctaggtttggaaatgtgggttcgcaacgaggacgttgtgttctataagtgggggagaatgtgataccccatggatgaaagacttaaaagattagatgttactacccatatcaacaaggtgcacctttattttcgggagccttcccataagaacttcatagttaagcgtgtttggcttagagcaatcttgggatgggtgacctcctgggaagttttctcaagaagtgtgtgagtgaggacaaaacacactaaaaaggataTGTGTTGATCTgtgaggccagtcattagtccgataagacccgccccctgttgtctagtccaggtggaggtggagagacgcagtgctctctgacagacccaggttggggcgttacacataacttgctattacaaacccaaaagaTAGCCGAGCCAAAGCCTAGTATATATACaagaacttacataaactaaCCAAAACCACTATGCTACATAATCTCTCTAGAATGCTAGAACCAGTTTCCTATAGGACCTGAAAtaaaatttgtatattggggtgagacacttctcaataaggtagatcatattacatcagtgtgtgactatatGAGTTTATTCCAGTAGAAAGTAGTTACGCATTTAATTCGCTCTCAACCCTATAATATAGGATATATATACTTCCTGCAAAAGATAGTTTggctcattacaagcgagagttcctgagATTAGGGTAAGGTATAGGgtcatacactgtacgatccctctGCCCAGTACTCAACgttgtgactttgcccattttattttcaaatcatgtatatgcataacgAACTCATCTCAGTTTTGAAACATCATATCAACACCATTTACCTCCCCTATGGTACGAGTTGTGCGATTATAATGCTCTGATCTAGTTTTGGGGTCATTAGGCTAGTCACACTACTCTCTCCAGTCTGACTTGGCTTACGCCACCCTGGTCCGTAATCAACTAGTGGCCCTTCGTGCCAAATCGACTATCTAGATACCTACAATCAAGAataatgtgtggttgcactatatctcTCTTTATAACAATGGTACCATACTCTCTTGGTAACAAGCTATCTCAAGCGgttcatatattatatatacaatttatatcaaAAGCAGAGTAACCTGTTTTCATTCATAAAACATCTAAGCAATTCTAGTATCTTTCaaaaattcattcattcatttattcattctttctttctttcattcattctttGGTATAAATCGGCATACATAGCTCTCGGTTTAACCCTGGTACATATAGCTCTCAGTATTTGATTGGCATCTCTTTCCTCCATTTTctaataacaatttggaactccagttcccatatcttATACATATATTTCTTAAGTTCAGTATAATCCCATTTAATACctcatgccacactcatttgcTTTAGTACACAATAGTTTAGTAAATGGTTTGGAAGAtatcatttaaattaaaaacaaggGTTTCAAGTATCTCCTACCTTAAGTTTAGTACAAATAAATGAGTTTTAAGAAAAATGGAGACCATACTCCAAAACTCTAGATTTTccaaaaccgtaaaaccaaaaAAACCAGCAATTCCACTCAGTGAAATTTTccaaacactacaaaaaatcaagtATTATTGACggatcaaattcgtcactaatagtcataaattcatcactaatagtattagtgacgaatttaaaagtattagtgacgattttaaaatagttgctatatgtgccgttactactaacttttagtgacgaattcaaaattCTGTCattaataatggagtattagtgatggattataaccatcaataaaaccctaataccatcactataTAGTCTAGAACggttcaactcaaattcgtcactattattagtgacgaattaataattcgtcactaaaagtagggtatttgtgaaggattgaaattcctcactaatagtttggtattagtgacgacttacagattcgtcactaatactctgacaTTAGTGtatgattcaaattcatcactaataccctaacaTTAGTGAAGGAGTCaagttcgtcactaatagtagggtattagtgatgaatttgaatccttcactaataattagaaaaataaaaatcctttaatattaatttttttaaatcattaattcttatataaaaatttgtaattacattttcaaatacataaactgaaatcataattactacaaaatttgtaaagcattcaaaatttcaaatttaaatacaaattcaattaaaataaagaaataacatatgtttagataacaaaaattatttaaaaatattcaaaattcaaatacaaatactagtacaaaatcaaatcaaaatacaaaaactccatttgtttaaataacaataaaaattataaagaaatagtcaaaagttgcatccgacaactgtaatgcatgcatgcatggcatcgtactgatgttatgacagtcgtgaatcctacaaattaagagtcattaaaaaaaatttagtatacaaatggaggagagctgACACTCAGTATaataaggaaaaataattatatgatataaacaaattcgcaaagatttcataatcatgcatattacataatttgtacggtaataatattaataatgaaaaatgtaacgttgcgttCAAAAGCATAGATTTTgaacattttgaatggatttggacaaattttaatacaatttgatattacgttttatttaaattcaatgtaaattcaagtccaaagtgtctccaaacataaggagcataaaattatattgaaatttattaaagtctatttaaatctaaatttaagatctaaaatgCAAGCTTTGGAAcgcagcatgagattagtttatgggggatttgcataatgactcaatgaggtattagcattgcgtggggaaggggatgcagcgaataaatcCAATCGGGGACACGTGTCCATTAGTATGCTTTACTATTTCATAGACATgcattattgctctacttgaaataaaactctaaacagtGATTATGGCGTTTGCAGAGGAGGGAAATTagaagattcatggagaaaaaggtcatgaactggCATAAGCAAGTGTGTATAttttcaagtcttaatgagaaaatattagaactaagtaaaatatgtgtaacgactcaaagaataatggtatttaaataataaaagaaagggataTGGAAATcgaaaacaaaaggaggcagtcgacaatgttgcattttggaaaggataatctagaggaatttttcaactcctcgtcgacgagggtataacaggagctcgtcgacgaggataggattcatcgacgagaagatactgagagaggatttttggaagcctgaaattcatcaacgagggttgaagttcatcgACTAAcattctacaggactcgtcgacgaggtgacgtggcttgtcgacgaatccctcagtataaatagggttaaacgtgattttcacttcattttcctgcgccagatctctctctctctcctcacacgaTTTCTCCTCCTCCTTTTGGGCTGGATTTCTACTggttcgatgatctaaagccaccacgacgctcctgagaaagttctcagCAAGTCTgcaggagcggatcgtcggtggggctgagttggaaaccatcccaaatccagggtaaggctttctacttagtatttggttaattgacagttgtaggaagtgatatacgagtagaaatactgaactttagtcatagggaatgttgtttccaaggtgttgaatagggaaccctatGAGTgtaggagtgtttgatttaggggcttttcaggacacaggtaaggggataaactaagctagttctttaagaaaaagtatgtatatatataacatttgattttaggaaagtaaatatgtttgtttatatgatttatatttgagaaaacactgttgaaaatgatggtatattaaatatatgaaaaacctgttcagtgtggcatgagtagaaattgttatgaaatactgttttctagaaatgtgattatgatacggatttttataatggaaaaccggcgtacgggctgagatttttatatatattgccggcgtacgggctgagttatgtgtatgatttgccagcgtatgggctgtgccatggatatgattttccagcgtacgggttgtgctatgtgtatgatttgtcagtGTACAAGGCGAGCTATGTAAATGATTTTCCAgcatatgggttgtgctatgatatgatttgctggcgtatgagccgagttatgataaaatgtgaaataccggcgtatgagccgatgattttcatgttatacatataactacaaaatgatatgattgatttgataattaataatatgaaatatccatgtatcacagtttcaatatatgttatatgatatcagaacctggttggctgggtctaggctagcacttgcacggtaccattgctatgtgtccatggtcatcatgatcatgatatttgtgttaatgccgctgtacggagtggtgtgagactggatggttgatgtgatttttaagaagtgtgtgagcgcccctggtgtacggaccaggtcaggtagacccatcagacttacagactgtacttttgacttggcagtggtcggccaaccattgtcaagtcccgccttcaagccacacaacccagtcatgtgggggtaatacatgacaatagtcagctaacctaccaggaatatttttgtattattattctatgagatgagatatggttatgaaaatacagtatgttctgccatgttatgatgatatatatatatgtgtttcccagatatgacataacagttgttaaatatgtttctatacgaTATATGTACAACACAGAATAcgtatgttgccacacactagtattagtttttttctcttactgggaggtgtctcaccccaaaattttataaacttttcatgagccccagataggagagcgggaaaagccccgctgatctagtgttgtttgtttgtcttctttgaagggtaagttttaatagggacaattggattttgtgggaagtgtccctaaatctttttttttgaatgtatatactaaaatacagtggatatagtgactctggtatttatggtaatgtgatggatgttttcgtatatataatattgtgattgtatgtttcc
Coding sequences within:
- the LOC131144052 gene encoding auxin-responsive protein SAUR50-like, encoding MDLVINKEKGKKGLLIKTWERCRSFGRGARKTAPLDGAMMTKSKTWPRAAAAGGRKKQGVAREGCFCVYVGPQKQRFVVKAEYANHPLFKMLLEEAELEYGYNSQGPLALPCSVDLFYKVLMEMDGGDDDDRIHQACGFANGCGPYQLLSPSRMALMNKTNF